CACAATtctttctttctgtctcccCTCTTTCTCTTGTCTCCGGCctttctccttcgcttctggGGCTTCTTCCAGAGGCAACGGCGacgtgaagaagagagaTCCTCTTACGGTCTCCTTGGATCAACGACCGTTCTCTCTTCGCCACCCTCGCCGCCCCTTGCTGTATTCCAGAAGGGGCCAcgctcgtcttccgcctaTGCCACCGACTAttcccttttttcttctctgtcgtGCCTCCTTCGGTTCCCCGGGCAACCGTGGAAACCCTCCCGTGTGCCTCGCTGGTGGGTCtaggccttcgccgcggctccctccttcgccggAAGGAAGAGGTTGTACTTTCGTACGGCTTCCAGTCTGATGAGCATCGTCTCGCCCTCGGGCAGCTCCGCGACGACTCtccccggcgcgccgccgaagaccGTGAACGAGGGAACGACAGTGTCGGGGGCGAGGACGGTTCCAGGCAGAATCTTGCAGAAGTCTTTGAGGATGCAGCGGTTGCCGATCACGCAGTTGGCGCCGATCTGAACGCACGAACCGatcgcgacggcgcggacaACTGTGTCCCTCCCCACCGTCACGTAGTCGCCGACCGTCAGTGGCACGTGGAGCGTCTGTCCCTTGGAGCGGTACGAGCTGGGGTGAACCAGGACGTTGTCGTCTAGGTACACGTACCTGCcgaagcgcagcgagaccaagtcgccgcgcagcagcacgcccTGAGACACGACTGAACGCCCCGCCAAGGTGATGTTCTGTGAGCCAAAGAGCAACGTCCCACGACCCACGCGGTTACCCGACGCCGTGGTGATGTAATCCGCGCGCGGGTAGTTCACCGGCGGCTCCAGGGCCGGCGTCACGAAGCACGAGAAGGGCGTATacggctgcgaaggcggcgggaTGACCTCCACATCGGGGGGCAGCCCCGAAAAATCTTCgctcggcgaagacgcgaggaCGAACGGGCGAGGCCTAGGGATCACCAGCTTCTGGGTCATGCGCCGCCCCGgagccgcgccctccacAGCCCCCCCAtcccgcgccgtctccgcttcgtcgGACTCatcctcgtcctctgcggctgaCAGATGGAAGCGCGGGAAGGCAGCCACAGTGCTCTTGGATCGGTCCGTAAGCAGAGCGCCGCCTGGCAAGCTCTTATGCTGTAGCGCCCCTGTTTGCGGCGGACTCGTCGCCATCACAtgcgccggaggagacaTTCGCTCGCTATCCCCGGCCGGAACTCCAACGGTGAGCCCGTCGGAGATCACCTCCAAGGCCACGCCTCCAGTGGAGGCGTAAGACCGAAAGGGGACATGAGACGCAAAGGTGAGGTCTCGAGTCTTCTCGGCCCCCCCGCCGGAATCCTTCGCAGAGTCcatcctccgcggcgacacTGGGATCGTAGCCAAAGGATTACTCAGATCGAGTTTCCCTTCGCGAAAAGCCCCGGGAGATTTCGTTCCGGATGCAgaagacggaggcgacgTCTTTCCAGGTTCAGTGCGGGCCGGAGATTCTGCAGGGTGAGCCTGCCCGTCGCTcgaggcgtcctctgcgctcttccgcgcttcctcccctCTGACCTCCCCGTTAaaggcctctgcggctggatcgccgccttcttccttcgcAGCCGGAGTCGCTGTGGCGTCTTGTTGGGACTGCGGCTCCTGGGCTGTGTCAGGCTGACTTCCTTTACCCTCCTCCGCAAGCGGACCTGCTGGCTGGCCCTCGGTTGGATTGCTCGCAGCCTCGGGATTTGCTGTCAGTGGGCCTCCAGgcttcgcgtcctcttcctcagCAGGAGCCGCAACCTCTCCTACTTCATTTCCctgcgcagcttcttctgctgACCGGCGCTCCTCTTGCCTTTTGTCTCCttgcgcctctgctgcgtcgagACCGgtaggcgtcgccgccgcctcagcgggACCGTCGGAAGGCAAAGGATCTGACATGCTGGACGTCTCGACAGCGTGGCGGGCCCGAAGCGAAAACAAATCGTGCACTTACATACAGCGCACTTGCTTCTCTGTGTAACTGCGGATGGGGGGCCGTGCGCGGAGGCACGCCAGAGTCGCCTCAGCAGAAAAAAGGGAACCGAAGGTGCCGATGCGAAAAGAAGAAATAACTAGAACCATCGGGAGAGAAAGGCTAACTAGTATGTAGACGTGAAAATTGGACACAATGCGATTCACGGGTTTAGAGTTTCACAAGCGACAGGGACTCAGCGGAGGCACACTGCATACGGCGCACTAGACGAGGGAGCGCGATAAGTTGGGCAAAACGAGAAACTGAGTTGCGCAAAAGGCACGAGTGAAGCAAACGGATAACAAAGGCAAACAAAGGAAGCAAGACATGGTACGTAAGCCTTCTCCATGGCGTCTCAAAACGTCGCGGAGAGTTACGCCCTAGCTGAAATGCGGTAGGCTACGCCTGAGTCTCCGCGTTGTCGTGACAGCTCACATACAGCGTCTGTCATGCTTGAGAAGTACCCCAGCCGCTTCCAGCCGCATAACTTAAAGAGAGACGGAACTTCACCTCAATTTTGACCGTGGAAAACGGACAGAAGACGTGCATGTGCCGACATGCCGGCTTGTgctgggcggcgccgtgCAACTGCAGAGGGAGAACTAGCATAGAAGCTAGTTCTCGTCGCCAGGTGCGTCCGACGGCGTCGAAAAGGTTAGGACGACAGAAAACGTAAGGAAAAACATACCCGAATCTGAagtggagagagaaaaaaagagtTCTCAGTCCGGAAAGAGCCGCCTGTCGAGCTGCATGtactgcggcagcgagaggaaatGCAGTGTCGGTACAGCCGCCGGGCGCAGCACTCCACACACCAAAAGGAACGGTTTGTCGAAACAAAAGCTACTTACTTTACGTTGCAGGTGCCGGAAATGCACAGTAATACGCGACAAACGCAAGGTTCTTGCAAGGAGCGCTTGTGGAAACGCCTGgtgcccgcctcgccctccggcCCGCTGGTATGCAAAACCGAGAAAGCGTCCCGGGCAGGACAGCGAAGCCCGCCGCCAGGTCCGTCAAATTCAGGTCGAGCGGATGACTTCCCCGAGGATGAGGGGGTGTGATTCAAGAGAACGCAAGCGGCGGTTCGGTAGTTTTTATCTAAGGAAGGAAGCGAAACATTTGAAGGGTCACACGGTCGTCGCATCATCGCGTGTGTTGGCAGAGAGACCGCATGAACCTTGCGCTGGACTCAACTCCACAGCAAGCACGCCGGCAGCTCGTCATGTGTCTGTTTCCTGGATGATCCCAGTCCATGTCGATGCCTCCTCAGTCTCATGTCGCAAGGTTGTTTGAGAGAGATCTCAAGCTTCTCTCAATGTTTCTTGAATGCGTTGTGCAGGTCCCTTCTCAGTCACTAAGATGCGGTCACGCCCGGCCTGCGATCCGGCTGCAGCCCGCCAATaagacgagagaaaagccCGACGAGCAATTGGACTgtgtcgcgctgcgcgctgaacctcgcatgcatgcgccgtGTTGACTGCGAGTTTTCTCAAAAAAGAACAGAAATGGAGCGATTTGTTGAAGAGATCGGCATCCGTTTTTACACAGAAGGTTTGTGAGGGAGGGGAACGTCGAAAAGGCGTACTTGATCACGCGagttcctcttctttctttgAAGGTCCTCGGTAGTTCCCctcttgtctctctcgctgcgagCTTGACCGATCCGCATCTAGGCTccttgtttttctctcctttgTCTCCTGAAGGCCTGTTCGTCCCCATTCCTTGGAAAGAAAGTATTTCCTCTCTTCCGTACGCGCTCTCCTTCCCTCTGTAGGTTGGCTTTCTTGCCTCTGGAGAAGACCGTACTAGCCGAGGCTCGCCCAGGCCCCACACTCGAGCGCAGGATGGCCGTAGCatcgaggcagagagggaagaaggagactACACCGACCAAAGAAGTGTTATCAAACCTGTCTTCCTCACTCTACATGTATTTGCTTCAGGACGAATGTACGCGGCGTATCGCCTTTGTTGAgttttcctctcctcctcggcggtTGAGCCTCTCGTGTTACTCCTCCGTACTCGAGGCCGAAGGAAGAGCCAAGTCGGCGGCAGAACAAGCATGAACATGGGGACGTAGCTCCTTGCTTTGACTATAGCGGAAAGGATACGAAAAGGTTGACAATGGGGTGAAGGACGAGATCGGGATTCGAACGACAGTTTGACGTAGTGCTCCGTATCGCCAttgcctccttcctctctctctctcctctgtaACGGGGAGCACTTCCGGCCTTTCAGAGAGAGACTAAGGGGCGATGAGGTCAGGCGAGGGGAGGAAGGAGCTCTGTCTCACCCGTGACCAGCTTCTTATCTTCTGAGCGCGTTGCCTCACGGCCTCACGTCTGGTAGTAGTAGTAGTCCTTCTACTTTGCTTCGTTTGTCTATGCCCGGAGCTTCATCTTCGTCCCTTTGCTCCAGAGCTTGTCCGTAACactctcctgtctcttcgccttgaTCCAAGTCTTTTCTTCCATCTTTATCGCCAGTTTTTTTCACTGGCCTTGTTGTATCTTTCGTTTTTCCGGCTCGCGTTTTTGCTTGCTCACTTTGTCCTGGTCTCCGTCAGTATACCTCTTCGTATGCCCTGGGCTTTGTAAAACGCCCCCGACTTTTTTCTTCCGTCTTGGTTGAACCGTTGCCGTTTctcggcgcgtctctgtcgcccCGCTTAGGTTGTCTTTTGCTCCTTTTGGGAAGATGGAGACGAGCACTGGCGACCAGCTGCACAAGCGGCACCAGCAGAGGCACGGAAAATctgagaaaaagaagaagaacaaGCTAAAAAAGAAAGATgggacggcggagaagcagcacaACCCGCGAGCGTTCACCTTCAGTGGAGGTGTCGTCTCAGTGCAGCGGAAGGTTCAGCGGTCACTGGATAAACTGGCGCtgaaggagagggaggagaaaaCAGACAAAACGCCAGATATCCCTCCCCCGTACGTCGTTGTGGTTCAAGGTCCCCCCGGGGTAAGCTCAACCTCCAACACATCCTCACTGCTTCGCCCGCCCTGtccgcttcgcttcctcaCCTTGTTGCTTCCTCTCGGTGTACGTAAAGCGtatctgcctctctctcttgtctctctctctgagaGCCCTGCTTCTCTACCCTTGTTGTTGTCTTTCCCGTttgtgtctcctcctcgatGCCCCCTGTCTCGTTGCTTTTAATCTCGCTTTTGCatgctcgctgcgcctgaGGCTCCTGCTTGTCGAGACGGCTGTCGTTCCGCGCAGTTGTGTctctttttcgtttttcgcgcGTGGCATCTTCACTTTGTTTCGTCTGCGGGATTTTTGGCGTTCCGCGTGTGTTGTGCAGGTCGGGAAGACGACTCTGATTCGGTCGCTGGTGAAGCACTACACGCGCCACTCCCTGCAAGTGGTCCAAGGCCCCGTCACACTCGTCGCTTCCAAGCAGCGACGTCTCACCTTCGTGGAGTGCAGCGGGACGGACATGCAGCAAATGCTTGATCTGGCCAAGATCGCCGACctcgttcttctcctcgtAGACGCCGACTTCGGGTGAGATCTCTCGTAGCGGACTTCACTtggcctcgcgcgcttcgaTCTTCAGCGGAACCGACGGCCTGCGAAGGCGTCAGTCAGCCTATtcacgtgtgtgtgtgtgtgtcgcaGCGTGAGCCTCTCGATGTGTAGAGAAGCATTCCAGTATACATCTGTGTGTCTGTTCGCGTTCCGGGGGGTAGATGCTCGGCGTCGCATGCGTGCGCCGAGGTGATGCGAGGCGTTGCTAGTTTTGTCTGTGCTGTGAGGGAGATGGCTGCGGGTATCGGTACGTTCACAAGGTCGGGGGTGAGACGGAAggtgcggcgcggaggagacaaaCGATTGTGTGCTAGTGATGACCGATTCTCTCCCCTGCTGTCGGGTGGCGTCCCTTCCTGCTGCGTGAACCGCGTCTTCGGCTGTCTTGTATGCGCATACCGCAGCTCCTTCCTGACGTCGGGATGTGTTTCtgtggcgtctctgcgtgtaCAGCTTCGAGATGGAGACGTTTGAGTTCATCAACATTCTTCAGGTTCATGGTTTCCCGCGCGTGATTGGGGTGCTCACGCATTTGGATAAGGTGGAAGATCGCCAGAAccagaaggcgctgcggcgctgcaagAAGCAGCTCAAGTCGCGTTTTTGGACCGAGATTTACGAGGGCGCCAAGTTGTTCTACCTCACGGGGCTGCAGTATGGCCGCTACAAAAAGCGGGAGGTCCTCAATCTTTCGAGATACATCGCTGTGCAAAAAtacgcgccgctctcctggCGCTCGGCGCACCCGTACCTCCTCGCACTCCGCTGCGAACCGAATTCAATACTTTCCGCCTCGAAAAAccacgacgaggaggaggagcgagaaggcagagCATCAAGCGCCTCAAGCTCCTGCATCTTCTACGGATACGTCCGCGGCTCTGTCATGCGCCAAGGACAGTGGGTCCACATCCCGGGGGCGGGCGACTTCCAGATCTCTTCCctctcctgctgcgccgACCCCTGCCCGCCTCCCCAGGGTGCCCTGCCTTCCTCAGCGCCAGCGTAAGTCGAGCGCTTCGCCCACAGGCGCACACCCTATTCGCCGAGTTTCGCCTTCACGAGAGACTCCCTAGATGCTAACTGCGCAAACGGGCGTCTGGAAACGCCTCTgtacgaggcggcgggggggggagggaacTTTGCTCGGCTGATCGCGGCTGCGGGGTGCTAGGCCAAGAATCGTTTTGGGCACTGCGGGCGTCTTCCTTCCTGCGAGTCTCCGTTGAAGCTCTGCCTGGGCGTGCAATGTCGGCTGCTTCAGATGGCAAGCGCCCATGCTCTGTCTGCGGTCTGCATGCAATTGACTCTGTAGACGCCGGGGAGGGCTTCATCCAGGCGCATGTGCAACCTCGCTGCTAGACGTGTATGTTTATATAAGTAACTGTAGATGAGTGCTTGTTCGGGGGGGCCGTCGTCTACCTGTATGGAAGGTGCGGAGTAGATCCGTCATCTGATTGGGCATCCGGAGCGAACGGCGTATTGcgttttctgcagcagcgtgccTTCGCAGGGAGCGGAGTGATGCGGGCAGTAGAGCGGCGCCGCTATCAGTGCAATCGTGCCGCGttccctccgcgcccgtgTTTCTCCTCagggacgaagaaggcgatgagggcgacgccgaggccacGGGGCTTGAGGCGGACGCCAAacggcgggggcggccgcggactcTCAAGGAGCATCAGAGAGCGATCTATGCGCCGGGGTGCGACGTGGGCAACATTCGCGTGGATGCGGACGCGATGTATATACACCTACCAGATACCAAGGTAAGGCAGGGCGGGACTCCAAgggcgagagcgcagaggaaCGAGAGGGAAGAGCAGTCAAACTGGAGGGGGAAAATGGGGGAGAGGGCGCAGATCCTTGCGAAAGAGGGTCGTCTCTCCTTTCCTTTTCGGATGGAAATGACGTGTTTGTCTCCAGCTGCACGTCCGCCGATGCTGACAGCCAGTGAGGGAGTGCGGCATCGCGGGTCTCATCGGAGGTGCTTCAGCGATGCCGACGAGCGACCTGTAGAGGGGTGATAGgaagagaggccgcggaaaaACAGCAGGTGTCGCGCTTCCTGGCGAGCGCTGGGGAGGAGGTAcgctgaggcggaggacggtAAGATGACAGGAACAGCCCATGCTCGCTTCTTGGCGGCGGTCtgtttctgcctcgcgcaggTGTCTTTTACGCGGCCGGAGCTTCTGATCAAAGagcgcgccgagaagaaagaaaactcCCGAGGGCAGGCGACCTCTGAGAAGGCGTCCGATGACGatgaggacgacgaagaggacgaggaggatgAAGATGAATCGAGGGACggggaggaagaggacgaggacgggATCGACTTGGGAGCAGGCAAGCGCCCAATTTttgcgaagaaagagaaggaagaggacaTGGGCGAAGCGATTCGCATGGTGCGGAAGCTTCAGGAGGCAAACAAATTCATTGACAAGCAACTGGAGACGCAAGAGCTGCGTCTGCTACCCCActcgacgcagacgctgacgacgccggcgcgcagcgtccGACAGCTCGAGCCggccgctgaagaagagggcgacagtgaaggcgaagacgaggaaggaggagacgaagTCGAGGAGGTAGTTGCGCAGGACGGCAGAGTGCGACGGAGAGCGCTGCCTCAGTCCAGGGCAAGTGCCACGGGCGCACAAGGGCCTGACGAAGCCGTGTGTgacgatgacgacgacgagagcgacagcgagaaagaagacgacgatgGAGACGAGGatgacgaaggcgaagagtcgggcgaggaagcggaagacgtCGATGCGATCGCAGCggtgcacgccgccgcccgaaAGAGattcgcgcgggcgccctcTTTGAAAGACATCATCTACCTAGGCCAcacaggcgaggaagactcAGATAGTGAAGaagccgcctcctcgagcgcgcTGGGCAACCGCGGAGCGGCGGCaaaacgcagaggagagcgagacgcaggcggtGACGACGACAACACCATCCCTCTGTttgaggacgaagacgacgaggaggatgGCGAaacagaggcgaaggacaAAGGACCGAAGGGCGGGCTTCTTGGTAATCTGCCGCCTGTAGTTCCGTCGGTTCTGAAGCGAGCTGGACTCCACAGGGCTTCAGACAAACAAAAATCTGCTGCAGATGAAGACTCCGCGTACGTACCAGACGTGGTCTTGTACGCCTCCGTCAGCGGGCAGACTGGGGACgatgaagaaaaaaaagacttCTGGCAGCCCGAGCGACTCGAAGATATCAAAGTGAGGAAGCAACGGGAAAATGCAAGCGACCAGCTCGTTGCGGAGGGAGGGAAGTAACGAGACGATACAAGTCGGTGAGATGGCAAGCGAGGGAAGCCACGCAAGCATATCGATGGCCGCatgcgagagcgagcgagacgccgtGATACTGTGCGGCGGTTCATGGGTCTCATGTATGCTTTGCACATCAGTGAAAGCTGCAGTGGGCACGCGTGTCCGAGAAGGCGTCGTTCGCGTATCCAATGTCTTTTTCCACGCTGACGGACACTTTCGTTCTATGCTGTTCGGTGTCTTTTTGGTGTTTTAGCCCTTTCAAGCGTGCGGGGAAGATGTTCATCGCAGTGtgtttcgcctccgcttttGACCGTACAGGCACGATTTTTCATTACAGGAGGATGGAGCAgcgctgaggaggaagagaagaagaaagaagcggaagaaaagcCGCCAATGAcaaaagaggaagaagcagaggcgaagcggaagcgTAAGGAGACTGCAGCGGAAGTACCCGTGCGGTCAGTTTCGTGTGCGAAGATTTCCTATACAGCACACCACTAAACACTGCATATGCACGAGCAGAGAAGTATCGACTCCAATTCCAGTACGTGGCACGAAAACGGAATGCTTCCTGTCAGTTTTTAGTTGGAGAGCTGCCTGCACGCGCCTTTGAGGTGATCCATAGGCGGCAGGAGCGCCGGCTCGTACCCTGTGAAGGCTGAGCGAGCTCGGTTGCTGATGCGGTCGCATGACTTTGGAGTGCTATGAGGGGTTCATCCCCGCTTGAACGTGTGTACGTTTCTAGAAGGCTTATACGCACGCATATCAGCAAGGCCTGGAGGCGTGTggtcgccgctctcttcaTAAAGTCCCGTTTTCCGTCGCCAACAGGCCGTCAACTCGTGTCTGTTGTGGCATCTGTCTCATCAGATGCTGCCGAGCAGAAGCAGCTTCTGGATGAGTCGCGGCGTCTTCAACTGCGAGACCAAGCGACCGACGCGTTTTCGCCGTTTCCGTCTTCCGCCGAGTCTcagagcggcgcgtgcgccagcATCGGCATGTTCGTTCGCGTACGCGTggagcgcctgccgcagactTGGCTTGACGGCCTTGACGTCAATCGCCCGGTTCTCCTGGGCGGGCTGTGCGCGGGGGAGCAGGCTAAGACTTTCATTCAGGTGAGCGAGGAAACAAAATTTCAGCTTTCAGTCCGCACGGCTGCGTGTATAGTCGCCACGCGGGTCGCTATGCAGCGTGAACAGGACAGCAGATCGCAAGGGTGCGTATGAAGTTGCAGACGGCTCTATGCATGCCGCTCTTCGCTTTGGGTCAGCGGGACCAGGGACTGCGACCCTGCGGCACCTCAGTTTCTATTCATGAACTGGCCGCCCGGTGTGTGGGCGCAGCGGTTTTTACTCGCACGGGTTTCAACCTCCGCTGCAAACATACAGGGAAATGACCGGTGGTGGCACGCGTGACCCACAACATGTTCCTGCGTGTGGTGTCCTTCATCTCTCGGACTCTCGCAGGTGCGAGTGAAGAAGCACAGATGGTTCCCCAGGGTTCTGAAAAGCGACGACGTCCTTCTCTTCAGCGCAGGGTGGCGGCGATTCCAGTCGCTTCCGATGTATGCGCTTGAAGATCGCAGCAATGCGCGGTAAGGCAAGAAGATGCATGCCCCCTTCATCTATAATAGCCGCATTTGTCTACCGCATTCCTCTCGCGTGTGAGTTCGCGTGCGCAGGGGAACGGTGAGGAGTCACGCggaagcgcccgcgcccggctCGTCAGGCTGGTGAAGCATCTTAGCGTGGCTGTCGTGCTGCTACGGTGTAGGCGTATAGTCATTTCCAGCGGCGCAGATGCTACCTCCTGTCTGTGTTACTCGCTCGGATTCCCCGACGCCGGCGTGTTTCCGCTCTCGCGGGCTCTCCCCTTTCGGATGGAGCGCATGCGTTGTATAGCTACTGCGTGTCTCGACGGTCGGTGCCTCTCAAGGCGTGGCAGGGCGGTAGTCTTTGCTTCGTTCACGTGTGTGTTGCTGTCGTGCGCTCTCGCTGTGCTGCCTGCAGCATCCGGTACTTGAAGTATACGCCGGAACATCTCCACTGCTTGGCTTACTTCTGGGCTCCTGGGCTGCCTCCGGCGACGCCCGTTTTGGCGATCCGCGACACGCGTGCGACGGCGAACTTCCGCGTCAGTGCCACGGGCTTGGTGCTCCAGACGAGTCCGTCGGTGGAGTTGAGCAAGAAGCTGAAGCTGCTCGGCGAGCCGAAGAAAATCTTCAAGAACACCGCCTTCATCAAAAACATGTTCAACTCCGACTTGGAAGTCAACATGTGCATGGGTAAGTCTGTCTTCGCACCGTTTGGCCGGTTCGCTTCAATATGgaggcccccccccccccccattAAAAAAATCATTTTTTAAAAAATATCATTTTATTGCGTAAAACTTCAATTTTGGTCA
Above is a window of Besnoitia besnoiti strain Bb-Ger1 chromosome Unknown contig00007, whole genome shotgun sequence DNA encoding:
- a CDS encoding putative dynactin p25 (encoded by transcript BESB_074790), which codes for MSDPLPSDGPAEAAATPTGLDAAEAQGDKRQEERRSAEEAAQGNEVGEVAAPAEEEDAKPGGPLTANPEAASNPTEGQPAGPLAEEGKGSQPDTAQEPQSQQDATATPAAKEEGGDPAAEAFNGEVRGEEARKSAEDASSDGQAHPAESPARTEPGKTSPPSSASGTKSPGAFREGKLDLSNPLATIPVSPRRMDSAKDSGGGAEKTRDLTFASHVPFRSYASTGGVALEVISDGLTVGVPAGDSERMSPPAHVMATSPPQTGALQHKSLPGGALLTDRSKSTVAAFPRFHLSAAEDEDESDEAETARDGGAVEGAAPGRRMTQKLVIPRPRPFVLASSPSEDFSGLPPDVEVIPPPSQPYTPFSCFVTPALEPPVNYPRADYITTASGNRVGRGTLLFGSQNITLAGRSVVSQGVLLRGDLVSLRFGRYVYLDDNVLVHPSSYRSKGQTLHVPLTVGDYVTVGRDTVVRAVAIGSCVQIGANCVIGNRCILKDFCKILPGTVLAPDTVVPSFTVFGGAPGRVVAELPEGETMLIRLEAVRKYNLFLPAKEGAAAKA
- a CDS encoding AARP2CN (NUC121) domain-containing protein (encoded by transcript BESB_074800) gives rise to the protein METSTGDQLHKRHQQRHGKSEKKKKNKLKKKDGTAEKQHNPRAFTFSGGVVSVQRKVQRSLDKLALKEREEKTDKTPDIPPPYVVVVQGPPGVGKTTLIRSLVKHYTRHSLQVVQGPVTLVASKQRRLTFVECSGTDMQQMLDLAKIADLVLLLVDADFGFEMETFEFINILQVHGFPRVIGVLTHLDKVEDRQNQKALRRCKKQLKSRFWTEIYEGAKLFYLTGLQYGRYKKREVLNLSRYIAVQKYAPLSWRSAHPYLLALRCEPNSILSASKNHDEEEEREGRASSASSSCIFYGYVRGSVMRQGQWVHIPGAGDFQISSLSCCADPCPPPQGALPSSAPADEEGDEGDAEATGLEADAKRRGRPRTLKEHQRAIYAPGCDVGNIRVDADAMYIHLPDTKVSFTRPELLIKERAEKKENSRGQATSEKASDDDEDDEEDEEDEDESRDGEEEDEDGIDLGAGKRPIFAKKEKEEDMGEAIRMVRKLQEANKFIDKQLETQELRLLPHSTQTLTTPARSVRQLEPAAEEEGDSEGEDEEGGDEVEEVVAQDGRVRRRALPQSRASATGAQGPDEAVCDDDDDESDSEKEDDDGDEDDEGEESGEEAEDVDAIAAVHAAARKRFARAPSLKDIIYLGHTGEEDSDSEEAASSSALGNRGAAAKRRGERDAGGDDDNTIPLFEDEDDEEDGETEAKDKGPKGGLLGNLPPVVPSVLKRAGLHRASDKQKSAADEDSAYVPDVVLYASVSGQTGDDEEKKDFWQPERLEDIKARFFITGGWSSAEEEEKKKEAEEKPPMTKEEEAEAKRKHAAEQKQLLDESRRLQLRDQATDAFSPFPSSAESQSGACASIGMFVRVRVERLPQTWLDGLDVNRPVLLGGLCAGEQAKTFIQVRVKKHRWFPRVLKSDDVLLFSAGWRRFQSLPMYALEDRSNARIRYLKYTPEHLHCLAYFWAPGLPPATPVLAIRDTRATANFRVSATGLVLQTSPSVELSKKLKLLGEPKKIFKNTAFIKNMFNSDLEVNMCMGSKIQTVSGIRGQVKKALGTDGTFRATFEDKILMSDLVVCKTWIKLQPRQFCNPVLDVEGWQRLRTQAEIRQAYQMPTPTKPGSHPDGSLAALQAARRSKEFNPIRVPKQLMLKLPFHARTKLQHRTSKLHRLKGKALEEEMDLRKPLVSAYDRRVAALLQRLQTIKNARVEKRKEHQKEKREKVAKVAAKKEEERVRKQTEIRKRRYVKQGKIELGMRKKMRLGSGKGGNRNEDD